The Solanum lycopersicum chromosome 6, SLM_r2.1 genome has a window encoding:
- the LOC101251785 gene encoding WRKY transcription factor 55 gives MEETIATILYGCTLSKEMESNLPNWANQRDVLLSKTEEIIAVFSNVKEKLIINDVVQEWLSTSGHPQALELFHATDHTATATTGFTVHGLPQGSDQMTVSHAAHDSTRVAAASSSQRQRTRCRTGDRDRRTLRVGAPRMGNLELPPEDGYTWRKYGQKEILGSRFPRAYYRCTHQKLYHCPAKKQVQRLDNDPYVFEVTYRSQHTCYMSATAPTVPPPSAEEMTHKTTTTLPPAPLLLPPPTSASLSGHWLSMDIKPQGDQAGTSYTTTPFDIQRDFGHGSVGSLASLVTAGVGDVGPSGGRYGREIDYQPVVDMADAMFNSGSSSNTSMDKIFSSIDDKWDTAEKKE, from the exons ATGGAGGagacaatagctaccattctttACGGTTGTACATTGAGTAAAGAGATGGAATCCAATTTACCTAATTGGGCAAACCAAAGAGATGTTCTTTTAAGTAAAACAGAAGAGATAATTGCTGTATTTAgtaatgtaaaagaaaaattaattattaacgATGTAGTTCAAGAATGGTTGAGTACTAGTGGTCATCCACAGGCACTAGAATTGTTTCATGCAACAGATCATACAGCTACGGCGACGACGGGATTTACGGTGCATGGACTACCGCAGGGAAGTGATCAAATGACGGTGAGTCATGCTGCTCATGATTCCACTAGAGTTGCTGCTGCTTCTTCCTCACAAAGACAAAGAACAAG GTGCAGAACAGGAGATAGAGATAGAAGAACATTGAGAGTGGGTGCTCCAAGAATGGGAAATCTTGAACTTCCACCAGAGGATGGTTATACTTGGAGAAAATATGGTCAGAAAGAGATTCTTGGATCTAGGTTCCCTAG GGCTTATTATAGATGCACCCATCAAAAGCTATATCATTGTCCAGCCAAGAAGCAAGTCCAGCGCCTTGATAATGATCCTTACGTATTTGAAGTAACATACCGATCTCAACACACTTGCTATATGTCCGCCACAGCTCCCACCGTGCCACCTCCCTCCGCGGAGGAGATGACTCATAAAACCACCACGACCCTTCCACCTGCACCATTGCTATTGCCGCCACCAACTTCAGCCTCCTTAAGCGGGCATTGGCTCTCCATGGATATTAAGCCACAAGGAGATCAAGCTGGCACAAGCTACACTACTACTCCATTTGACATACAAAG GGATTTTGGGCATGGTAGTGTTGGTTCACTAGCTAGCCTAGTGACGGCTGGCGTGGGTGATGTAGGGCCCTCCGGTGGTAGATATGGAAGAGAAATTGATTACCAGCCAGTGGTAGATATGGCGGACGCCATGTTTAACTCAGGGAGTAGCAGCAATACGAGCAtggacaaaatattttcttctattgatgaCAAATGGGACACGgcagaaaagaaagaataa